A region from the Dinoroseobacter shibae DFL 12 = DSM 16493 genome encodes:
- a CDS encoding TrgA family protein → MPTGAKLFGAIIFCLTGALAAWIGIPGLPDERAPGVLVPLSALTGIWFGWRLAGAHAGPSLRRSFALSVRTVTLMMLTTLFLIAGEEAYQRSIKLRYDGPIEAVTDIANLMLFFGAMAIQGPVFTVLGLGVLIGTVFVRWAGRSLA, encoded by the coding sequence ATGCCGACGGGCGCGAAACTCTTCGGGGCAATCATTTTCTGTCTGACCGGCGCGCTGGCGGCGTGGATCGGCATTCCGGGCCTGCCCGATGAGCGCGCGCCCGGGGTGCTGGTGCCGCTGTCTGCACTTACGGGCATCTGGTTCGGCTGGCGGCTCGCGGGCGCCCATGCGGGGCCGAGCCTGCGGCGGTCCTTCGCGTTGTCGGTGCGCACCGTGACGCTGATGATGCTGACCACCTTGTTCCTGATCGCCGGTGAAGAGGCCTATCAACGCTCGATCAAACTGCGCTATGATGGTCCGATCGAGGCTGTGACCGATATCGCCAATCTCATGCTGTTCTTCGGAGCAATGGCGATCCAAGGCCCGGTTTTCACGGTCCTCGGCCTCGGGGTGCTGATCGGCACGGTCTTCGTGCGCTGGGCGGGGCGCAGCCTCGCATGA
- the acuI gene encoding acryloyl-CoA reductase has protein sequence MRALVVRKDGDEKPVAAVEEITADDLPAGEVTVDVEFSTVNYKDGLCIGPGGGLVRNYPHVPGIDFAGTVASSDDDRYAPGDKVVLTGWRVGEAHWGGYAEQARVKADWLVPLPEGLTTRQAMAVGTAGFTAMLAVMALEDHGLGPGQGPVLVTGAAGGVGSVATAILAAKGYEVAGVTGRPETAEYLKSLGATQIVAREEMAETVKRPLESETWSGCVDAVGGAMLARVLGQMKYGASVAAVGLAGGAGLPATVIPFLLRGVNLLGIDSVMQPYENRMRAWKELAAHLPMDKLEAMIQPATLKDLPALGRDILKGQVKGRVVVDVRA, from the coding sequence ATGAGAGCCCTGGTGGTGCGCAAGGATGGCGACGAGAAACCGGTCGCGGCGGTCGAAGAGATCACCGCGGATGACCTGCCTGCGGGGGAGGTGACGGTGGATGTCGAGTTCTCTACCGTGAACTACAAGGACGGGCTGTGCATCGGGCCGGGGGGCGGATTGGTGCGGAATTACCCTCATGTGCCGGGGATCGATTTCGCCGGGACGGTGGCCAGCTCCGACGACGACCGCTACGCGCCGGGCGACAAGGTGGTGCTGACCGGTTGGCGCGTGGGCGAGGCCCATTGGGGCGGCTATGCCGAGCAGGCCCGGGTCAAGGCCGATTGGCTGGTCCCGCTGCCCGAGGGGCTGACCACGCGGCAGGCCATGGCGGTCGGGACCGCCGGGTTCACGGCCATGCTGGCGGTGATGGCCTTGGAGGATCACGGGTTGGGCCCGGGGCAGGGGCCGGTGCTGGTCACCGGGGCCGCCGGCGGTGTCGGGTCCGTGGCGACCGCGATCCTGGCGGCCAAGGGTTACGAGGTGGCCGGGGTGACCGGGCGGCCCGAGACGGCAGAGTATCTGAAATCGCTCGGCGCAACTCAGATCGTGGCGCGCGAAGAGATGGCCGAGACCGTCAAACGCCCGCTTGAATCCGAGACCTGGTCGGGCTGCGTCGATGCCGTGGGCGGCGCGATGCTGGCCCGGGTGCTGGGCCAGATGAAATACGGCGCCTCGGTCGCGGCGGTCGGTCTGGCCGGGGGCGCAGGTCTGCCCGCCACGGTGATCCCGTTCCTGCTGCGCGGCGTAAACCTGCTGGGAATCGACAGCGTGATGCAGCCTTATGAGAACCGGATGCGGGCCTGGAAAGAGCTCGCCGCGCACTTGCCCATGGACAAGCTCGAAGCGATGATCCAGCCCGCGACACTCAAAGATCTACCGGCCCTCGGGCGCGACATCCTGAAGGGCCAGGTCAAGGGCCGCGTGGTGGTGGACGTGCGCGCCTGA
- a CDS encoding ABC transporter substrate-binding protein — MSTAFRLTATTALAVLATPISAADGDLIVFDYAGFELPEFHSAYVDAHGASPEFTFFGDEEEAFQKMVSGFRPDVSHVCAGSVTKWVASGLLEPWDTSRIPAFADLNADLTGQDVTEGTGNTYFIPLDFGSTGIAYNMDEVPAEDVASLDVFRNPKYAQRITLPDNVDDAYALAYLATGTTDWTTATDAQFEAASAWLREVHSNLRTYWTDPAELAQLLAMGEVLVAWAWNETLPTMTEEGFPIGYQQEAAEGSSLWLCGYVNLAEGQGSEDKAYDFMNAMLDPSSTRPLLEAGYGHSNAAAMAQISAEELASVGLGEVNAPVLAQLPMSKELREKQSATFERIKAGF, encoded by the coding sequence ATGAGCACAGCCTTCCGCCTGACCGCGACGACAGCGCTCGCCGTCCTCGCCACCCCGATCTCGGCCGCTGATGGCGACCTGATCGTCTTCGACTACGCCGGGTTCGAATTGCCCGAATTCCACAGCGCCTATGTCGACGCCCACGGCGCGAGCCCGGAATTCACCTTCTTCGGCGACGAGGAAGAGGCCTTCCAGAAAATGGTGTCCGGCTTTCGCCCGGATGTCAGCCACGTCTGCGCGGGCTCGGTGACAAAATGGGTCGCCAGCGGCCTGCTGGAGCCTTGGGATACATCCCGCATCCCGGCCTTCGCGGACCTGAATGCGGATCTGACCGGGCAGGACGTGACCGAAGGCACCGGAAACACCTACTTCATCCCGCTGGATTTCGGCTCCACCGGCATCGCGTACAACATGGACGAAGTCCCGGCAGAGGACGTGGCGAGCCTCGACGTGTTCCGCAATCCGAAATACGCCCAGCGGATCACCCTGCCGGACAATGTCGACGATGCCTACGCCCTTGCCTACCTGGCGACGGGAACGACCGACTGGACCACCGCCACCGATGCGCAATTCGAAGCGGCATCGGCCTGGCTGCGCGAGGTCCATTCGAACCTGCGCACCTATTGGACCGACCCGGCGGAGCTGGCACAGCTTCTGGCCATGGGCGAGGTGCTGGTGGCCTGGGCCTGGAACGAAACGCTGCCGACCATGACCGAAGAGGGATTCCCCATCGGCTATCAGCAGGAAGCTGCGGAAGGGTCCTCCCTTTGGCTGTGCGGCTATGTGAACCTCGCCGAGGGCCAGGGGTCCGAAGACAAGGCCTATGATTTCATGAATGCGATGTTGGACCCATCCTCGACCAGGCCTTTGCTGGAAGCGGGCTACGGGCATTCCAACGCCGCGGCCATGGCGCAGATCAGCGCCGAAGAACTGGCCTCAGTCGGGTTGGGTGAGGTCAACGCGCCGGTGCTGGCACAACTGCCCATGAGCAAGGAGTTGCGCGAGAAGCAATCGGCCACGTTCGAGCGGATCAAGGCCGGTTTCTGA
- a CDS encoding DinB family protein, whose product MITAAFCRTMAAYNAWQNGSLMSAADTLTEAARQEDRAAFFGSIQRTFSHLLWADTLWMSRFDRWDKPAGGIAESVQFVEDWDQLCALRADADAMIRNWAKKLDEGAVEGRLAWHSGALGRDVEKPLAVCITHFFNHQTHHRGQIHAMLTAAGARPGDTDLFAMPEAP is encoded by the coding sequence GTGATCACCGCCGCGTTCTGTCGAACCATGGCGGCCTATAACGCCTGGCAGAACGGGTCGCTGATGTCTGCGGCGGACACCTTGACCGAGGCCGCGCGGCAGGAAGATCGCGCGGCTTTCTTCGGGTCGATACAACGGACGTTTTCCCATCTTCTGTGGGCCGACACGCTTTGGATGAGCCGATTTGACCGCTGGGACAAGCCCGCGGGCGGGATCGCCGAGAGCGTCCAATTCGTCGAGGATTGGGATCAGCTCTGCGCGCTGCGTGCGGATGCCGATGCGATGATCCGCAACTGGGCCAAGAAGCTGGATGAGGGCGCTGTCGAGGGCAGGCTGGCGTGGCATTCCGGGGCGCTCGGGCGTGATGTGGAGAAACCGCTTGCTGTGTGCATCACGCATTTCTTCAACCACCAGACCCACCACCGGGGACAGATCCACGCGATGCTGACCGCGGCGGGGGCGCGACCCGGCGACACGGATCTCTTTGCCATGCCGGAGGCCCCATGA
- a CDS encoding cryptochrome/photolyase family protein has translation MSSQTDRAPVIWWVRRDLRLSDNRALVAAVETGAPVIPVFLCDPILDSLGAAPKWRFGLGAAALDAALRDRGSRLIYRKGDALETLRALVSETGAETVYWSRAYDPDQVARDKAVKSGLQDDGVDARSFTGHLLIEPWTVETGSGGFYKVYTPFWKAVRDRAMPEPQPAPDRIPAPDNWPESDRLDYWALGAAMNRGAAIVAPHLAIGEDAARGRLGAFIAHRVGDYDRARDIPGIEGTSRLSENLTYGEIGPATCWQAGQRALAEGKAGAETFLKELVWREFAYHLVWHTPHLIEKNWRAEWDHFPWRDDNADAETWRRGRTGIRFVDAAMREMYVTGTMHNRGRMIVASYLTKHLMTHWRVGQAWFDDCLVDWDPASNAMGWQWAAGSGPDAAPYFRVFNPDTQLDKFDRDQSYQRRFIAEGQGTPPEDARAYFDAIPRSWGLSPDDAYPDPIVPLDEGRKRALDAYQARKDAA, from the coding sequence ATGAGCAGTCAGACCGACAGGGCGCCGGTGATCTGGTGGGTGCGCCGGGACCTCCGGCTGAGCGACAACCGGGCGCTTGTGGCGGCGGTCGAGACCGGTGCGCCGGTGATCCCGGTCTTCCTCTGCGATCCCATTCTCGACAGCCTCGGCGCGGCTCCCAAATGGCGCTTCGGGCTCGGGGCGGCGGCGCTGGACGCAGCCCTTCGGGACCGCGGCTCGCGGCTGATCTACCGCAAAGGCGACGCGCTCGAAACCCTGCGCGCTCTGGTGTCGGAAACCGGTGCCGAGACCGTCTACTGGAGCCGCGCCTACGACCCCGACCAGGTCGCCCGCGACAAGGCCGTCAAATCCGGGTTGCAGGACGACGGCGTGGACGCGCGCAGCTTCACCGGGCACCTGTTGATTGAGCCTTGGACGGTCGAGACCGGCTCGGGCGGGTTCTACAAGGTCTACACACCGTTCTGGAAAGCGGTCCGTGACCGCGCCATGCCCGAGCCGCAGCCCGCCCCCGACCGCATCCCCGCCCCCGACAACTGGCCCGAGAGCGACCGGCTCGACTACTGGGCACTGGGGGCCGCCATGAACCGCGGCGCGGCCATCGTAGCGCCGCATCTCGCCATCGGTGAGGACGCGGCCCGCGGTCGGCTCGGCGCATTCATCGCCCACCGGGTCGGGGATTACGACCGCGCCCGCGACATCCCCGGCATCGAAGGCACCTCGCGCCTGTCGGAAAACCTCACCTATGGCGAGATCGGCCCCGCCACCTGCTGGCAAGCGGGCCAGCGCGCGCTGGCCGAGGGCAAGGCCGGGGCGGAGACCTTCCTCAAGGAGCTTGTCTGGCGCGAGTTCGCCTATCACCTGGTCTGGCACACGCCCCACCTGATCGAGAAGAACTGGCGCGCGGAGTGGGACCACTTCCCCTGGCGCGATGACAATGCGGACGCAGAGACCTGGCGCCGGGGCCGCACGGGCATCCGGTTTGTCGATGCGGCCATGCGCGAGATGTATGTCACCGGCACCATGCACAACCGCGGCCGGATGATCGTGGCCTCTTACCTCACCAAGCACCTGATGACCCATTGGCGGGTCGGGCAGGCGTGGTTCGATGATTGCCTGGTGGATTGGGACCCGGCCTCCAACGCCATGGGCTGGCAATGGGCGGCGGGCTCCGGCCCTGACGCCGCGCCCTATTTCCGCGTGTTCAACCCCGACACCCAGCTCGACAAATTCGACCGCGACCAGTCCTACCAACGCCGTTTCATCGCCGAAGGGCAGGGCACGCCGCCCGAGGATGCGCGCGCGTATTTCGATGCGATCCCGCGCAGCTGGGGTCTGTCGCCCGACGACGCCTACCCGGATCCGATCGTACCGCTGGACGAAGGCCGCAAGCGCGCCCTCGACGCCTACCAGGCGCGCAAGGATGCTGCATAA
- a CDS encoding DUF1326 domain-containing protein, producing the protein MAKTPRKSDRLQVMERIDARMNPRRRRAEPTNWEIKGELFLNCSCDVFCPCVVSLGKHPPTEGDCKAWMAIRIDEGHFEGESLSGLNVGLMVEIPGRMAEGGWRVAAYVDERSSQKAYNGILKIFSGAAGGTTGLFTLLVSDIIGAERAPVEIVTDGARRSIRIGRKIEGEIEMVGGADPEHPVMVSNSKYWMGPDIIVAKGLKSRVRDYGRMWDFGGKSAEICPIHWHGPGK; encoded by the coding sequence ATGGCCAAGACACCGCGCAAGAGCGACCGGTTGCAGGTGATGGAGCGGATCGACGCGCGAATGAACCCGCGCCGCCGCCGCGCCGAGCCGACCAACTGGGAAATCAAGGGAGAGCTGTTTCTGAATTGCTCCTGCGATGTGTTCTGCCCCTGCGTGGTCTCGCTCGGCAAGCACCCGCCCACGGAAGGCGACTGCAAGGCCTGGATGGCGATCCGCATCGATGAGGGGCATTTCGAGGGCGAGAGCCTTTCGGGCCTCAATGTCGGGCTGATGGTCGAGATCCCGGGCCGGATGGCCGAGGGCGGGTGGCGCGTGGCGGCCTATGTGGACGAACGCTCCAGCCAGAAGGCCTATAACGGTATTCTCAAGATATTCTCCGGCGCGGCGGGGGGGACCACCGGGCTCTTCACCTTGCTGGTCTCCGACATCATCGGGGCCGAGCGTGCGCCGGTAGAGATCGTCACCGACGGCGCGCGCCGGTCGATCCGGATCGGGCGCAAGATCGAGGGAGAGATCGAGATGGTGGGCGGCGCGGACCCTGAACATCCGGTCATGGTGTCGAACTCGAAATACTGGATGGGCCCGGACATCATCGTCGCCAAGGGCCTCAAGAGCCGGGTGCGCGACTACGGTCGGATGTGGGATTTCGGCGGCAAATCCGCCGAGATCTGCCCGATCCACTGGCACGGACCGGGCAAGTGA
- a CDS encoding dimethylsulfoniopropionate demethylase produces the protein MTPLLSLARRLRRTPFSEGVEAAGVRAYTVYNHMLLPTVFESVEEDYHHLKQKVQVWDVSCERQVELRGPDAGKLMQLLTPRDLRGMLPGQCLYVPMVDETGGMLNDPVALKLSEDRFWISIADSDLLLWVKALANARQLEVLVEEPDVSPLAVQGPLADDLVERVFGADAVSLRFFRFGFFQFQGHDLVVARSGYSRQGGFEIYVEGSDLGMPLWHALFEAGADLDVRAGCPNGIERVEGGLLSYGNDMTRWNTPFECGLERFCNVQTAIGCLGRDALLRVSMDGPNRQIRPIEIEGERVPVCDRAWRLLAGDEHVGQVTSAAWSPDFDTNVAIGMVRMTHWDPDTELMVETQEGLRPARVQENFWI, from the coding sequence ATGACGCCTTTGCTCTCCCTTGCCCGCCGGCTGAGGCGCACGCCGTTCTCCGAAGGGGTGGAGGCCGCCGGGGTGCGCGCCTACACGGTCTACAACCACATGCTGCTGCCGACTGTGTTCGAGTCCGTCGAGGAGGATTACCACCATCTCAAGCAGAAGGTGCAGGTCTGGGATGTGTCCTGCGAACGGCAGGTGGAGTTGCGCGGCCCGGATGCGGGCAAGTTGATGCAGCTTCTGACCCCGCGGGACCTGCGCGGGATGTTGCCGGGGCAGTGTCTGTATGTGCCGATGGTGGACGAGACCGGGGGCATGCTGAACGATCCCGTGGCGCTGAAGCTGTCCGAGGACCGGTTCTGGATCTCGATCGCCGACAGTGATCTGCTCCTGTGGGTGAAGGCGCTGGCCAATGCCCGCCAGCTCGAAGTGCTGGTCGAAGAGCCCGATGTCTCGCCCCTGGCGGTCCAGGGCCCGCTCGCCGATGATTTGGTCGAGCGGGTGTTCGGCGCGGATGCGGTCAGCCTGCGGTTTTTCCGCTTCGGGTTCTTCCAGTTCCAGGGTCATGACCTGGTCGTTGCGCGCTCGGGCTATTCCCGGCAGGGCGGCTTCGAGATCTACGTGGAAGGTAGCGATCTGGGCATGCCGCTCTGGCATGCCCTGTTCGAGGCGGGTGCTGATCTCGACGTGCGCGCGGGCTGCCCCAACGGGATCGAGCGGGTTGAGGGCGGGCTATTGAGCTACGGCAACGACATGACCCGCTGGAACACCCCCTTCGAATGCGGGCTGGAGCGGTTCTGCAACGTGCAGACGGCCATTGGCTGCCTGGGGCGCGATGCGCTCCTGCGGGTGTCCATGGACGGCCCGAACCGCCAGATCCGCCCCATCGAGATCGAAGGCGAGCGGGTGCCGGTCTGCGACCGGGCCTGGCGCCTTCTGGCCGGGGACGAGCATGTGGGGCAGGTGACCTCCGCCGCGTGGTCGCCGGACTTCGACACGAATGTTGCCATCGGCATGGTGCGGATGACCCATTGGGACCCGGACACCGAATTGATGGTCGAGACGCAGGAGGGGCTGCGCCCCGCCCGCGTGCAGGAAAATTTCTGGATCTGA
- a CDS encoding DUF4345 family protein, whose amino-acid sequence MIDILNIFIALISIGLGLFGWLAPKYTMEALDLKRGETTMGVSEIRASAGALFVGLGFGAILLGTPAAYAMIGFAWGGAAVGRMTSILRDEAPTRRTWGFFATEALVAATALAINL is encoded by the coding sequence GTGATCGACATTCTCAACATCTTCATTGCGCTGATCAGTATCGGTCTGGGTCTTTTCGGCTGGCTGGCGCCAAAATACACCATGGAGGCGCTGGACCTGAAGCGGGGAGAAACGACCATGGGCGTGTCGGAAATCCGCGCCTCGGCGGGAGCGCTCTTCGTCGGCTTGGGGTTCGGGGCGATCCTGCTTGGAACACCGGCGGCTTACGCCATGATCGGGTTCGCCTGGGGCGGGGCGGCGGTGGGGCGGATGACCTCGATCCTGCGAGACGAGGCACCGACGCGCCGCACTTGGGGGTTCTTCGCAACCGAGGCCTTGGTCGCCGCTACCGCGCTCGCCATCAACCTCTAG
- a CDS encoding DUF2182 domain-containing protein yields the protein MTALRTSLRGLSWLAFFAIILLAWWVMFDMARMSGVDLWGRPVGMNMMPMESFGTLFAMWAIMMAAMMLPTLVPTLGTYDALIRSADGTRAGWIGVLLGYFLVWVAVAALLAVVQVAFLNTGIVNGLGAFTSLWLSGLLLLAVGLFQFSRLKAVCHGVCHSPMSYFLGRWRTGFAGGLRMGAGMGAFCAGCCWGLMALGFVGGTMSLVWMGLATLFMVVEKLPELGTHVTKPMGIVLMTAGLGVIAYAATGM from the coding sequence ATGACAGCTCTTCGCACGTCCTTGCGCGGTCTCTCGTGGCTTGCGTTTTTCGCCATCATCCTGCTGGCGTGGTGGGTCATGTTCGACATGGCCCGCATGAGTGGTGTCGATCTCTGGGGCCGCCCCGTGGGCATGAACATGATGCCGATGGAAAGTTTCGGCACGCTCTTTGCCATGTGGGCGATCATGATGGCGGCGATGATGCTGCCGACCCTTGTTCCAACCCTTGGCACCTATGACGCGCTGATCCGGTCGGCGGACGGGACGCGCGCGGGGTGGATCGGGGTGCTTCTGGGGTATTTCCTGGTCTGGGTCGCGGTCGCGGCGCTCTTGGCGGTGGTGCAAGTGGCGTTCCTGAACACCGGGATCGTCAACGGGCTGGGGGCGTTCACGTCGCTCTGGCTGAGCGGGCTGTTGCTGCTGGCGGTGGGGCTTTTCCAGTTCAGCCGCCTCAAAGCGGTCTGCCACGGGGTCTGCCACAGCCCGATGAGCTATTTTCTCGGCCGTTGGCGCACGGGCTTTGCGGGCGGGCTGCGCATGGGCGCCGGGATGGGGGCGTTCTGCGCGGGCTGCTGCTGGGGCCTGATGGCACTGGGCTTTGTCGGCGGGACCATGTCGCTGGTGTGGATGGGGCTCGCCACGCTTTTCATGGTGGTCGAAAAACTGCCGGAGCTTGGCACCCATGTGACCAAACCCATGGGGATCGTATTGATGACGGCGGGGCTCGGGGTGATTGCCTATGCCGCGACCGGGATGTGA
- a CDS encoding SAM-dependent methyltransferase, producing the protein MTLLTGTKGAAEPVLTSPKGQKDLPRYFKSAFDIASKIEHGRLDFVLADGRRFRVEGPKPGPVAELAIHNDDVFARLVREGELGFCDAYLDGWWSTPDLQGFMDLITADNDALFDGYTGFALVRIVEKLRFWLQSNSKTQAKKNIAAHYDLGNEFYALWLDDTMTYSSAMFETGQESTEAAQRRKYASMVDEMGAQPGDHVLEIGCGWGGFAEYAAKERGLKVTGLTISQAQFDYATARIAKAGLSDQVEIKLQDYRDEHGLYDGIASIEMFEAVGERYWPVYFDTVRERLRPGKHATLQIITVKDSKFETYRKSVDFIQKYIFPGGMLPGPSVLRQQARRAGLEVKRSIEFGESYSQTLRRWHETFNDRWDEVASLGFDDRFRRMWNFYLTSCAATFHYGNCDVTQITVTKPG; encoded by the coding sequence ATGACCCTGCTTACCGGAACCAAAGGTGCCGCCGAACCCGTGTTGACGTCGCCCAAGGGGCAGAAAGACCTGCCGCGCTACTTCAAATCAGCTTTCGACATCGCCTCCAAGATCGAACACGGACGGCTCGATTTCGTGCTGGCGGACGGACGCCGCTTTCGCGTCGAAGGGCCCAAACCCGGTCCGGTGGCGGAACTGGCCATTCATAACGACGACGTGTTCGCGCGGCTCGTTCGCGAGGGGGAGCTTGGCTTCTGCGATGCCTATCTCGACGGCTGGTGGAGCACGCCGGACCTGCAGGGTTTCATGGATCTGATCACCGCCGATAACGACGCGCTGTTCGACGGCTATACCGGGTTTGCACTGGTGCGGATTGTCGAGAAACTGCGCTTCTGGCTGCAATCCAACAGCAAGACCCAGGCCAAGAAGAACATCGCCGCCCATTATGACCTGGGCAACGAGTTCTATGCGCTGTGGCTCGACGACACGATGACCTATTCCTCGGCCATGTTCGAGACCGGGCAGGAGAGCACCGAGGCCGCGCAACGCCGCAAATACGCCTCGATGGTGGATGAAATGGGCGCCCAGCCCGGCGATCATGTGCTGGAGATCGGCTGTGGCTGGGGCGGGTTCGCCGAATATGCCGCCAAGGAACGCGGGCTCAAGGTTACCGGCCTCACCATCAGCCAGGCGCAATTCGACTACGCCACCGCCCGGATCGCCAAGGCCGGGTTGTCGGACCAGGTCGAGATTAAGTTGCAGGATTACCGCGACGAGCACGGGCTTTATGACGGCATCGCCTCCATCGAGATGTTCGAGGCCGTGGGCGAGCGGTACTGGCCTGTCTATTTCGACACGGTCCGCGAGCGGCTCCGGCCGGGCAAACATGCCACGCTGCAGATCATCACCGTCAAGGATTCGAAATTCGAAACCTATCGCAAGAGTGTTGATTTCATTCAGAAATACATCTTCCCCGGCGGCATGCTCCCGGGTCCGAGCGTGCTGCGACAGCAGGCCCGCCGCGCGGGGCTGGAGGTCAAGCGCTCCATCGAGTTCGGCGAAAGCTACAGCCAGACCCTGCGCCGCTGGCACGAGACCTTCAATGACCGCTGGGACGAGGTCGCCTCTCTCGGGTTCGATGACAGATTTCGCCGCATGTGGAACTTTTATCTGACATCTTGTGCTGCCACGTTCCACTACGGGAACTGCGATGTCACGCAGATCACGGTGACGAAACCGGGCTAG
- a CDS encoding gamma-glutamylcyclotransferase has product MTDIFVFGTLRDLSLLEIVLGQLPERREGWLLGARTVCAAGHDFPISIPAAPSDRSPGLLLIGLSADDIARLDFYEDGFGYLRRTATVTCADGTLRQAQLYRPTDDALRPGGPWDLSAWQDRHGAVTRETALEAMSYFGTLTSAEMAALWPVMAARAQSRLAARTRPAPVRDDLPSRDAVVVERTDIPYNKFFRLEEHHLRFPHFDGGLSDPVSRVAFVAVDAVTVLPYDPVRDRVLLVDQFRIGPYVRGDAQPWTLEPIAGRVDGGETWEETVHREAREEAGLTMWHLERIGTYYPSPGAVTESLASYVGLTDLPDDAVGLFGVDHEAEDIKTRIVGFDTLMAMTRDGRVQNGPLMISALWLAAERARLRTLPRPDT; this is encoded by the coding sequence ATGACAGATATCTTCGTCTTCGGCACCCTGCGCGACCTGTCCCTTTTGGAAATCGTGCTCGGCCAGTTGCCCGAGCGGCGCGAGGGCTGGTTGCTCGGCGCGCGCACCGTCTGCGCCGCGGGCCATGATTTCCCGATCTCGATCCCCGCCGCACCGTCGGACCGGTCCCCCGGTCTGCTGCTCATCGGCCTGAGCGCAGACGATATCGCCCGGCTCGATTTCTACGAGGACGGCTTCGGCTATCTGCGCCGGACGGCCACCGTCACCTGCGCGGATGGAACCTTGCGGCAAGCGCAGCTTTACCGACCCACCGACGACGCGCTGCGCCCCGGAGGTCCGTGGGACTTGTCCGCATGGCAGGACCGACATGGCGCGGTCACGCGGGAAACGGCGCTGGAGGCGATGTCCTATTTCGGCACCCTGACCTCGGCCGAGATGGCTGCCCTCTGGCCGGTGATGGCCGCCCGCGCGCAATCCCGGCTGGCCGCGCGCACCCGACCCGCGCCTGTCCGCGACGACCTGCCGTCCCGCGACGCGGTGGTCGTGGAGCGGACCGACATCCCCTACAACAAGTTCTTCCGCCTCGAAGAACACCACTTGCGCTTTCCCCATTTCGACGGCGGGCTGAGCGATCCGGTCTCCCGTGTGGCCTTCGTGGCGGTGGATGCGGTCACGGTCCTGCCTTACGACCCGGTGCGCGACCGGGTTCTCCTGGTCGACCAGTTCCGCATCGGGCCCTATGTGCGCGGCGATGCCCAACCCTGGACATTGGAGCCCATCGCAGGCCGTGTCGACGGGGGCGAAACCTGGGAAGAGACCGTCCACCGTGAAGCCCGTGAAGAGGCGGGGCTGACCATGTGGCACCTGGAGCGGATCGGCACCTATTACCCCTCCCCCGGGGCGGTGACCGAATCCCTTGCCTCCTATGTTGGGCTGACCGATCTGCCCGATGATGCCGTGGGCCTTTTTGGCGTCGATCATGAGGCCGAAGACATCAAGACCCGGATCGTGGGTTTCGACACGCTCATGGCGATGACCCGCGACGGGCGCGTGCAGAACGGTCCGCTGATGATCTCGGCCCTCTGGCTGGCCGCCGAACGCGCCCGTCTGCGCACCCTGCCGCGCCCCGACACTTGA
- a CDS encoding FadR/GntR family transcriptional regulator, producing the protein MEYQLEPGRDLAVQIADQIRAAILRADLLVDARLPSEAELAERFEVSRPTVREALKRLAAQNLIRTQRGATGGAFVNRLSFAEAASQQEITATLVLSMNAVDFETACEARYALERACAPLAAARRTDSHLAALQAELRRQSDPGLDDAAFCASDVAFHRVLVEAADNPVLSYQLAGAVEGMQPLMNMITHSERSRARIVDLHGDILDGLAARDGARVDQALSALALYTAELGSQSRAKRAAG; encoded by the coding sequence ATGGAATACCAGCTTGAACCGGGGCGCGACCTTGCGGTGCAGATTGCCGACCAGATCCGGGCGGCGATCCTGCGGGCCGATCTTCTGGTGGATGCGCGTCTGCCTTCGGAGGCGGAGCTGGCCGAGCGATTCGAGGTATCGCGCCCGACGGTGCGCGAGGCGCTGAAACGGCTGGCGGCGCAGAACCTCATCCGGACCCAGCGCGGGGCCACGGGTGGGGCCTTCGTCAACCGGCTGAGCTTTGCCGAGGCCGCAAGCCAGCAGGAGATCACGGCGACGCTCGTGCTGAGCATGAATGCCGTGGATTTCGAGACCGCCTGCGAAGCCCGCTACGCGCTGGAGCGGGCCTGTGCGCCGCTGGCCGCCGCTCGGCGGACGGATTCGCACCTCGCCGCCCTGCAGGCGGAGTTGCGCCGTCAGAGCGATCCGGGGTTGGACGATGCGGCTTTCTGCGCCTCGGACGTGGCCTTCCACCGGGTACTGGTGGAGGCCGCGGACAACCCGGTACTCAGCTACCAGTTGGCCGGGGCGGTGGAAGGGATGCAGCCCCTGATGAACATGATCACCCATAGCGAGCGATCGCGCGCGCGGATCGTGGATCTGCATGGCGACATCCTCGACGGGCTGGCCGCCCGCGACGGCGCGCGGGTCGATCAGGCCCTGAGCGCATTGGCGCTTTATACCGCGGAACTCGGCTCCCAGAGCCGCGCAAAACGCGCCGCCGGCTGA